The following DNA comes from Bradyrhizobium sp. SK17.
CCGCGCCGCGATAGCCGACCAGTTGCACGTCGATCCCGGCGGCATGCACGAAGCTCTTGCAGATGAGGTAATTCGACGAGCCGACGCCGGCATGGCCGAGATTGACCTTGCCCGGATTCTTCCTGGCGTAGTCGATGAAGTCCTTGAGGTCCTTGGCTGGGAAATCCTTGCGCAGCGCCACGATGCCGAACGTCTTCGCTACCACCGCGATCGGCGCGAAGGAGTCCGGCGTGAACGACAGTTTTGGGTAGATCGTGTAGGTCGCGGCATTGGTGCCGGCATTGCCGATCGCGATCGTGTAACCGTCCGGTTCGGCCCGCGCGGCACGGGTCAGCGCGGTCGAGCCGCCGGCACCGCCGACATTCTCGATGATGATGGACTGGCCGAGCGCCGCGCTCATCTGGTCGGCGACCGCGCGCGCGATCACGTCGGAGGTGCCCCCGGCCGTGAATGGCACGATCATCGTGATCGGACGCTTCGGGAAGTCCTGCGCGTGTGCTGCCGTCGCAAGCAGCAACGCGGCGGCGGCCGCGAACCACCGTCCGAATTGTCTATCTTGACGCGCCTTCTTCACGCGAACCGGTCCTCACTTCGTTCGAAAACGCTATGGCGATCACGCCGCCTTCTCGAACTGCTGGACCAGCCCGGCGAACAGGCCGCGGCCATCGGTGCAGCCCATGATCTCTTCGACGTGGTTTTCCGGATGCGGCATCATGCCGAGCACGTTGCCGCGCTCGCTGACGATGCCGGCGATCGAATTCGCCGCGCCGTTGAAGTTGGAGGCTTCATCGACCACGCCGTCGGCCGAGCAATAACGGTAGAGCACCCGCCCCTCGCCCTCGAGCCGCTTCAGCGTCTCCTCGTCCGCCTCGTAATTGCCCTCGCCATGCGCCACCGGCACGCGGATCACCTGGCCGGCATTGTAGCCACGGGTGAATGGCGTGTCGGAGCGCTCGACCTTCATATGCACGTCGCGGCAGACGAATTTCAGCCTGGCATTGCGCATCAAGACGCCCGGCAACAGGCCGGACTCGCAGAGGATCTGGAAGCCGTTGCAGACGCCGAGCACGAGCCCGCCCTTGGCGGCGAAGTCGCGCACCGCGTCCATCACGGGCGCACGCGCCGCGATCGCGCCACAGCGCAGATAGTCGCCATAGGAGAAGCCGCCCGGCACCACCACGAGGTCGGTGCCTTTCGGCAGCGCGGTCTCCGCGTGCCACACCATTGCGGTCTCGTTGCCGGAGGCGAGCTTCAGCGCGCGCGCCATGTCGCGTTCGCGGTTGATGCCGGGAAAGACGAGGACGGCTGATTTCATCGGATCACCTGGTTTTGGGTGCCAGCACGAGCTTAACTGCGGCGGCAAATCTTGCGTAATTGTCGTTGCTGGCCTTCTCGTCACGCGCCGAACTGATCAGGCTGGCCGAGCCTTGCCCGCCAAACATCACGCCGCTGACCTGATACTCGCTGGCGCCGTCGGACGTCACGGTCAGGCGCCGCGCCTTGTACATGCGTGGCCCCGCGCCGCCCTTGTCGCCATCGACGCCAAGCAGCGTGATCTTCTGTCCGGGCGAGCGCTGCTCGAGCGCCTTGATGATCTGGTTCTGGCTGTCGCGGAACTGGTCCAGCGTCATCTGATTTCCGCCGGTGTAGTACCGGTAGCTCACCTTCGAGCCCGCACCACATTGCGGCTGCTCGCAGCGGAACAAATGCGTATCGGCGCGGCGCTCATAGCGCCAGCCGCTGACCGCAAACGGCGGCCGCTGCGCGGTCGCGGATGGTGCCGGCGCCGGTGCCGGCGACTGGGCCGCGGCACCGCCAATCCCGGCCACCGTCAGCAAAGCAAGCGAGAGCGACCGGGCGAAAGTCCGATCGCGGCCAGAAAGCGCAGGAGCGGCTGAAATCATCTGGCTCGCCCCGGTTAGCTCAGGACCTCGACCCGATAGTTCTCGATCACGGTGTTCGCCAGCAGCTTGTCGGCGGCGGCCTTCAGTGCCGCCTCCGCCTTGGCCTGGTCGGTCGCGGCGAGCTCGATGTCGAACACCTTGCCCTGGCGAACGCTGGCGATGCCATCGACGCCGAGCGACTTCAGCGCGCCCTCGATCGCCTTGCCCTGCGGATCGAGGATGCCCGACTTCAATGTGACAGTGACGCGTGCCTTCACGATTGCCCCTTAAACCTAGCTCTTCACCAGCACCGGGCCGCTGCCGGCCGGACGCTCGTTTTCAATCAGAATGCCGAGCCGCTTTGCCACTTCGGTGTAGGCTTCAAGCAAGCCCCCCAAATCGCGGCGGAAACGGTCCTTGTCGAGCTTCTCGTTCGACTTGATGTCCCACAGCCGGCAGGAGTCCGGCGAGATCTCGTCGGCGACGATGATCCGCATCATCTCGTTCTCGAACAGGCGGCCGCATTCCATCTTGAAGTCGACGAGGCGGATGCCGATGCCGAGGAAGAGCCCGGTCAGGAAGTCGTTGACGCGGATGGCCAGCGCCATGATGTCGTCGATCTCCTGCGGCGTGGCCCAGCCGAAGGCGGTGATGTGCTCTTCCGACACCATCGGGTCGTTGAGCTGGTCGTTCTTGTAGTAGAACTCGATGATCGAGCGCGGCAGCTGGGTGCCCTCCTCGATCCCGAGCCGCTGCGACAGCGAGCCGGCGGCGACGTTCCGCACCACCACCTCGAGCGGCACGATCTCGACCTCGCGAATCAGCTGCTCGCGCATGTTGAGGCGGCGGATGAAGTGGGTCGGCACCCCGATGTCGTTGAGGTGCTGAAACAGGTACTCCGAAATCCGGTTGTTGAGGACGCCCTTGCCCTCGATCACCTGGTGTTTCTTGGCGTTGAACGCGGTCGCGTCGTCCTTGAAGTGCTGGATCAGGGTTCCCGGCTCGGGGCCTTCGTAAAGCACCTTGGCCTTGCCTTCATAAATACGGCGTCGACGGCTCATTGGGATGTACCGTGTTTTGTTGAAATCCATGAATTTGGGTGCTCCGGATAACTTGGGGTTACGACCCACGACGGAGCTGCCGCGGAGGCCTGGAACCTGACGATCCAACTGGAAACAGAACAAGAACCATGCCTGTCGGCAACCTATCCGATTGGCCCATCCAGCACAATCAATACTGCCCCCTGGCGGGCACTTATACCGCCCGATCGTGAGGCGCCGATTCTGCCAGTTTTGCCTGCGGCTTAACGGCTCGTTGTCTTGCCGATTCCTCCCTCCTATCTAGGCAGGGACCGGGGCTGCCGCAACGAGCGGTGGCCCATCATTCAGCAGGGGATTGGAACTTCAGCCATGAGCGAATTCAACAAGCGCCAGGAAGGTTTCGAGAAGAAGTTCGCCCTCGACGAGGAGCAGAAATTCAAGGCGGAAGCGCGCCGGAACAAGCTGCTTGGCCTGTGGGCCGCCGAGAAGCTCGGCATCACGGGCGACGCCGCCAACGCCTATGCCAAGGAGGTGGTGGCCGCCGACTTCGAGGAAGCCGGCGATGGCGACGTGCTGAAGAAGGTGCTGGGCGACCTCAATGCCAAGGGCCAGGCCGTCACCGAGCGCGACGTCCGCGCCAAGATGGACGAGCTGCTCGCCGTGGCGGCAGCGCAGGTGAAAGCGGGAACCTAAGGTTCCCGCGGCAGCTATTTCATCGTGATCTGCATGCTCATCGAGCCGCTCACGTTGAATCCTTCCTGCTGCTGCTGACCATATTGCCGGCCGAGATTGACGTTGATCGATTCGAGCCGGCAATCCTTCGCGATGACTTCCCGCAGCAGATCGCATTCACGCGCCGCCATCTCGTAGACCAGGCGGCGCGCCCGATCGCGCAGCTTTTGCGCCTCTTCGCCGTCGCCGGTCGGCCCCGCCATGAAGAGGTTGACGTTGCTCTGCACCCGCACCGAGCCCTCCTGGCGCACAAGACCGGTGGATTGCTCGAGGATGATACGCTGGCCCGGCGACTGGGCGAACGCTGGCGCGGTCAGGAACAGCAGGCTGATGGCCGCTGTGGAGAGGCGCATAGGCGACGACGACATGGCGGATCCTTGGCAAATGAGGGAACGCGACGCGTTCATAGCGACCTTCAATTGCAACAAGCCGAATCTGCCCCGCAAAAGGCCGGCATGCCGCTTCATCCGACGTTAACGGTGACGAAACGCCCTTACGTCCTCAGCGCTTGCCCGCCGATCTCGCCTTGGTGAAATCGGCGCGGACGATATCGAGCAGACGGCGCGACGCGGCGCTGAGGAAGCCGCCATGCCGCGTCACCGCGACGACCTCGTGAGTTGCGCTGAGATCACCGACATGGATCGTCGCGATGGTGCCGGCGCGCAATTCCTCCGCCGCATTGCTTTCCGACAATAGCGCGATGCCAAGCCCGGCCTCGACCAACCGCTTCTGGGCGGTGAGGCTGTCGACCGGCGTCCAGGCGATCTCGCCGAGCCCGTGGGTCAGGAACAGCGCGAAAACATGCGAGGCCGTGATCTCGCGGCGCCCCGGCACTTCGGGAAACGCGATCCACCGCTCATCCCTGAGTTCGGCGAGCCTGCGGATTCGACGGCCGGCCAGCTTGTGCTCCGGCGCGCAGACCACCCGAAGCGGCTCGGCGAACAGCAGCTCGCAATCGAGCTCGCGGGAGCGATCGCGGTCATAGCGCAGCCCGATCGTCGCCTCGCCGCGCCGGATCAGGTCGCTGACCTCGGCGCTGGTCGCGGTGCGCAAGGTCAGCGCAACATCCGGATACTGGCGGGCGAAGCGCTTCAGCACGGTCGAGAGCCGCGCGCCGGCAAGCGTGCCGGTCACCGCCAGCGCCACCGGACCGGAATTGTTGCGCGAGAGCGCGCGCACCGCGTTCTCGGCATCCTGCGCCGCCGCCACCGCGCGTTCGGCATAAGGCACCATCACCCGGCCGGCATCGCTGAGCCGGGTCTTGCCGGCGATCCGCTCGAACAAGGGCACCCCGAGTTCCTGCTCGAGCAGCGCGATGCGCCGGGAAATCGCCGGCTGCGAGCGGTGCAGCGCCTTCGCAGCCTGCGAGATCCCGCCGCGCCGGTGCACCACCAGGAAGGTGTTCAGCGCGTCGCTGTCCATCGTTTTCCTCATGCAAAAAGCTGATGTGATCCAGAGAAATAACAAATTTGTCTGATGGATGAAACCGCCCTATCGCTCGCTGCCAGTCGATCCCGGAACAGACAGGAGCTCAAAATGCGCACCCAGGCAGACAAGGCGGCACGGTTTCGCGCGCTGCATCAGCGGCCCGGCGCCTTCATCATTCCAAACCCGTGGGACGCCGGAACCGCGAAGCTGCTCGCGGCCATGGGTTTCGAAGCGCTGGCGACCACCAGCCTCGGGGTCGCCAACACGCTCGGCCAGTCCGGCATCAGCCTCGATGCCATCATCGAGAATTGCCGGGTGATATCGGAGGCCACTGATTTGCCCGTCAACGCGGATCTCGAGAATTGCGGCGCCGACGATCCGGCGACCGCGGCAAAGGCGATCGCACGCACGGCCGAAGCCGGCGCGGTCGGCGGCTCGATCGAGGATTCCACCGGCGATCGCGAGCATCCGATCTACGACTTCTCGCTCGCGGTCGAGCGGGTGCAGGCGGCCGTCGAGGCGGCGCGCGCGCTGCCCTTCCCGTTCACGCTGACGGCGCGGGCGGAAAACTTTCTCTGGGGTCGTAAGGACC
Coding sequences within:
- a CDS encoding oxaloacetate decarboxylase — its product is MRTQADKAARFRALHQRPGAFIIPNPWDAGTAKLLAAMGFEALATTSLGVANTLGQSGISLDAIIENCRVISEATDLPVNADLENCGADDPATAAKAIARTAEAGAVGGSIEDSTGDREHPIYDFSLAVERVQAAVEAARALPFPFTLTARAENFLWGRKDLDDTIRRLQAFEAVGADVLYSPGLYDIGTIKTVVSAVQRPFNLVMGFADPTLTVDQLSAAGVKRISVGGAMQRHALNAFLRAAREMKDMGSFSYVRDMAPVTEVRAAFSGSALA
- a CDS encoding tripartite tricarboxylate transporter substrate-binding protein, whose translation is MKKARQDRQFGRWFAAAAALLLATAAHAQDFPKRPITMIVPFTAGGTSDVIARAVADQMSAALGQSIIIENVGGAGGSTALTRAARAEPDGYTIAIGNAGTNAATYTIYPKLSFTPDSFAPIAVVAKTFGIVALRKDFPAKDLKDFIDYARKNPGKVNLGHAGVGSSNYLICKSFVHAAGIDVQLVGYRGAALALTDAIGSQIDGVCDAAASVSQAIDDKLVKAVVVGSTVRLASLPDLPTSAEAGLPEFEAQGWNGLFAPKGTPPDIIARLNTAARAAVASEAVKKRFADLSTVAPDADELAPDVLQQLVTRDVTKYRTLLADDKK
- a CDS encoding DUF1476 domain-containing protein; amino-acid sequence: MSEFNKRQEGFEKKFALDEEQKFKAEARRNKLLGLWAAEKLGITGDAANAYAKEVVAADFEEAGDGDVLKKVLGDLNAKGQAVTERDVRAKMDELLAVAAAQVKAGT
- the purS gene encoding phosphoribosylformylglycinamidine synthase subunit PurS, with product MKARVTVTLKSGILDPQGKAIEGALKSLGVDGIASVRQGKVFDIELAATDQAKAEAALKAAADKLLANTVIENYRVEVLS
- the purQ gene encoding phosphoribosylformylglycinamidine synthase subunit PurQ — encoded protein: MKSAVLVFPGINRERDMARALKLASGNETAMVWHAETALPKGTDLVVVPGGFSYGDYLRCGAIAARAPVMDAVRDFAAKGGLVLGVCNGFQILCESGLLPGVLMRNARLKFVCRDVHMKVERSDTPFTRGYNAGQVIRVPVAHGEGNYEADEETLKRLEGEGRVLYRYCSADGVVDEASNFNGAANSIAGIVSERGNVLGMMPHPENHVEEIMGCTDGRGLFAGLVQQFEKAA
- the purC gene encoding phosphoribosylaminoimidazolesuccinocarboxamide synthase — encoded protein: MSRRRRIYEGKAKVLYEGPEPGTLIQHFKDDATAFNAKKHQVIEGKGVLNNRISEYLFQHLNDIGVPTHFIRRLNMREQLIREVEIVPLEVVVRNVAAGSLSQRLGIEEGTQLPRSIIEFYYKNDQLNDPMVSEEHITAFGWATPQEIDDIMALAIRVNDFLTGLFLGIGIRLVDFKMECGRLFENEMMRIIVADEISPDSCRLWDIKSNEKLDKDRFRRDLGGLLEAYTEVAKRLGILIENERPAGSGPVLVKS
- a CDS encoding LysR family transcriptional regulator, translated to MDSDALNTFLVVHRRGGISQAAKALHRSQPAISRRIALLEQELGVPLFERIAGKTRLSDAGRVMVPYAERAVAAAQDAENAVRALSRNNSGPVALAVTGTLAGARLSTVLKRFARQYPDVALTLRTATSAEVSDLIRRGEATIGLRYDRDRSRELDCELLFAEPLRVVCAPEHKLAGRRIRRLAELRDERWIAFPEVPGRREITASHVFALFLTHGLGEIAWTPVDSLTAQKRLVEAGLGIALLSESNAAEELRAGTIATIHVGDLSATHEVVAVTRHGGFLSAASRRLLDIVRADFTKARSAGKR